A region of Desulfomicrobium escambiense DSM 10707 DNA encodes the following proteins:
- the siaC gene encoding biofilm regulation phosphoprotein SiaC — MNDIDLAQTPSTPLVRTSVQDGRLTMAGDSYPENPFEFFQPIIDWIDGFLAKDSGPLACDLALIYLNTSSIRAMMDIFDRLEEAHQGGRQVSVHWSYDPENERVGELAEEFKEDCSFPFTIAPRP; from the coding sequence CCCCACTGGTCCGCACGAGCGTCCAGGATGGGCGCCTGACCATGGCCGGGGACTCCTACCCCGAAAACCCCTTCGAATTCTTCCAGCCGATCATCGACTGGATCGACGGCTTCCTCGCGAAGGACAGCGGCCCCCTGGCCTGCGACCTTGCCCTGATCTACCTCAACACAAGCAGCATCCGGGCCATGATGGACATCTTCGACCGCCTGGAGGAGGCCCACCAAGGGGGGCGCCAGGTCAGCGTGCACTGGAGCTACGACCCGGAAAACGAGCGGGTCGGCGAACTGGCAGAAGAGTTCAAGGAGGACTGCTCCTTCCCGTTCACCATCGCCCCGAGGCCCTGA